In a genomic window of Glycine max cultivar Williams 82 chromosome 13, Glycine_max_v4.0, whole genome shotgun sequence:
- the LOC100787066 gene encoding guanine nucleotide-binding protein subunit gamma 3 isoform X2 codes for MATSPTTTTTTTVRSSSVPSLPPPSPKSPPEYPDLYGKRRETARVHMLEREITFLEEELKSVEGLQAASRCCKEIADYVMANADPLLPSTKKNRRSCGFWKWLCGMPCFNLSWICCCCCCCEGLSLQLKLPRCCCDCKPCSCSCSCLPSIKCCSLPKWSCCCSCPKSNCCKEGCGFGNCCTFPRSCNFGCPTCPSCPSCCSCKCTCTCSCPSCPKVSPCCCCTKSCWRPCCFCC; via the exons tgGCCACTTctcccaccaccaccaccaccaccaccgttCGTTCTTCTTCCGTCCCTTCTCTGCCTCCACCCTCCCCCAAGTCCCCGCCGGAGTACCCAGATTTGTATGGCAAGCGCCGTGAAACCGCCAGGGTTCACATGCTCGAGAGGGAAATCACTTTTCTCGag GAAGAATTAAAATCTGTTGAAGGCCTTCAAGCAGCTTCAAGATGCTGCAAAGA GATTGCTGATTATGTGATGGCAAACGCAGATCCTCTGTTACCTTC AACCAAGAAGAACCGTCGGTCATGTGGCTTCTGGAAGTGGCTCTG TGGCATGCCCTGTTTTAACCTCTCTTGGATCTGTTGCTGCTGTTGCTGCTGTGAAGGGTTATCTTTACAACTAAAATTGCCACGCTGCTGTTGTGACTGCAAACCATGCAGTTGCAGTTGCAGCTGTCTTCCATCCATCAAATGCTGCTCCTTACCAAAGTGGAGCTGTTGTTGCTCTTGCCCCAAATCAAATTGCTGTAAAGAGGGTTGCGGTTTTGGAAATTGTTGTACTTTCCCACGTAGTTGCAATTTTGGGTGCCCAACTTGTCCATCTTGCCCCTCTTGCTGCAGTTGCAAATGCACCTGCACTTGCTCTTGCCCAAGCTGTCCAAAGGTAAGCCCATGTTGCTGTTGTACAAAGTCATGTTGGAGAccttgttgtttttgttgctaG
- the LOC100799411 gene encoding serine/threonine-protein kinase RIPK — MGSSFSSCYEGESVSPSPKPTKVVATKGGSSSNRVSITDLSFPGSTLSEDLSVSLVGSNLHVFSLSELKIITQSFSSSNFLGEGGFGPVHKGFIDDKLRPGLEAQPVAVKLLDLDGSQGHKEWLTEVVFLGQLRHPHLVKLIGYCCEEEHRLLVYEYLPRGSLENQLFRRYTASLPWSTRMKIAAGAAKGLAFLHEAKKPVIYRDFKASNILLDSDYNAKLSDFGLAKDGPEGDDTHVSTRVMGTQGYAAPEYIMTGHLTAMSDVYSFGVVLLELLTGRRSVDKGRPQREQNLVEWARPALNDSRKLGRIMDPRLEGQYSEVGARKAAALAYQCLSHRPRSRPLMSTVVNVLEPLQDFDDVPIGPFVYTVPAEQHNEVAKESETPKERKRENDHHHHNRHHHHHRHNGHRHHPLKSPKTPMSSDQSQNDEHRNGRRSGSNSPDTSNASEAQ, encoded by the exons ATGGGATCGAGCTTCTCTAGTTGTTATGAGGGTGAGTCTGTGTCACCTTCTCCGAAGCCAACCAAAGTGGTGGCTACAAAGGGTGGTTCTTCTTCCAACAGGGTCTCTATAACGGACTTGAGTTTCCCTGGCTCAACGCTTTCGGAGGATCTCTCCGTTTCTCTAGTGGGGTCTAACCTGCATGTGTTTTCGCTCTCGGAGCTCAAGATCATCACGCAGAGTTTCTCTTCGAGTAATTTTCTCGGCGAAGGAGGTTTCGGACCCGTGCACAAGGGCTTCATTGATGACAAGCTTAGGCCTGGTCTCGAGGCTCAACCGGTGGCCGTCAAGCTCTTGGACTTGGACGGTTCTCAGGGCCATAAAGAGTGGTTG ACTGAAGTTGTGTTTCTGGGTCAACTAAGGCATCCACATCTGGTGAAGCTGATTGGATATTGCTGTGAAGAAGAACACAGGCTTCTGGTATATGAGTATTTACCACGAGGCAGCTTAGAGAATCAACTATTTAGAA GATATACAGCATCGTTACCATGGTCAACAAGGATGAAAATTGCAGCTGGAGCTGCAAAGGGTCTAGCCTTTCTACATGAAGCGAAAAAACCAGTCATCTATAGAGATTTCAAAGCTTCAAACATCTTGTTAGACTCG GATTATAATGCAAAGCTTTCTGATTTTGGCTTGGCAAAAGATGGTCCCGAAGGAGATGACACACACGTTTCAACTAGAGTCATGGGCACACAAGGCTATGCGGCCCCAGAATACATCATGACAG GACACTTGACAGCAATGAGTGATGTGTACAGTTTTGGAGTTGTGCTCTTGGAGCTTCTAACAGGAAGAAGGTCAGTGGACAAAGGGCGCCCACAAAGAGAACAGAACCTCGTGGAATGGGCCAGGCCTGCTTTGAATGATTCCCGGAAACTTGGCAGAATAATGGATCCAAGGCTTGAGGGTCAGTATTCTGAGGTTGGGGCGAGAAAAGCAGCTGCATTGGCTTACCAATGCCTCAGCCACAGGCCAAGGAGTAGACCCTTAATGAGCACTGTGGTTAATGTTCTTGAGCCACTTCAGGACTTTGATGATGTTCCAATTGGACCCTTTGTTTACACTGTTCCAGCTGAACAACACAATGAAGTGGCAAAAGAGAGTGAAACACCTAAGGAGAGGAAGAGGGAAaatgatcatcatcatcataatcggcatcatcatcatcatcgccACAATGGCCATAGGCATCATCCACTTAAATCTCCCAAGACACCAATGTCATCAGATCAGTCACAGAATGATGAACACCGAAATGGTAGAAGAAGTGGGTCTAATTCACCTGACACATCCAATGCATCAGAAGCGCAATGA
- the LOC100787066 gene encoding guanine nucleotide-binding protein subunit gamma 3 isoform X1 — protein MATSPTTTTTTTVRSSSVPSLPPPSPKSPPEYPDLYGKRRETARVHMLEREITFLEQEELKSVEGLQAASRCCKEIADYVMANADPLLPSTKKNRRSCGFWKWLCGMPCFNLSWICCCCCCCEGLSLQLKLPRCCCDCKPCSCSCSCLPSIKCCSLPKWSCCCSCPKSNCCKEGCGFGNCCTFPRSCNFGCPTCPSCPSCCSCKCTCTCSCPSCPKVSPCCCCTKSCWRPCCFCC, from the exons tgGCCACTTctcccaccaccaccaccaccaccaccgttCGTTCTTCTTCCGTCCCTTCTCTGCCTCCACCCTCCCCCAAGTCCCCGCCGGAGTACCCAGATTTGTATGGCAAGCGCCGTGAAACCGCCAGGGTTCACATGCTCGAGAGGGAAATCACTTTTCTCGag CAGGAAGAATTAAAATCTGTTGAAGGCCTTCAAGCAGCTTCAAGATGCTGCAAAGA GATTGCTGATTATGTGATGGCAAACGCAGATCCTCTGTTACCTTC AACCAAGAAGAACCGTCGGTCATGTGGCTTCTGGAAGTGGCTCTG TGGCATGCCCTGTTTTAACCTCTCTTGGATCTGTTGCTGCTGTTGCTGCTGTGAAGGGTTATCTTTACAACTAAAATTGCCACGCTGCTGTTGTGACTGCAAACCATGCAGTTGCAGTTGCAGCTGTCTTCCATCCATCAAATGCTGCTCCTTACCAAAGTGGAGCTGTTGTTGCTCTTGCCCCAAATCAAATTGCTGTAAAGAGGGTTGCGGTTTTGGAAATTGTTGTACTTTCCCACGTAGTTGCAATTTTGGGTGCCCAACTTGTCCATCTTGCCCCTCTTGCTGCAGTTGCAAATGCACCTGCACTTGCTCTTGCCCAAGCTGTCCAAAGGTAAGCCCATGTTGCTGTTGTACAAAGTCATGTTGGAGAccttgttgtttttgttgctaG
- the LOC100786523 gene encoding subtilisin-like protease SBT1.8, giving the protein MDSSISLFFLLLQLTMLSATKKTYIVHMKQRHDSSVHPTQRDWYAATLDSSPDSLLYAYTASYNGFAAILDPQEAHVLRASDSVLGVYEDTRYTLHTTRTPEFLGLQAHSAFWQDLHQASHDVVIGVLDTGVWPESQSFDDSQMPQIPTRWRGNCESAPDFDPSLCNNKLIGARSFSKGYRMASANARKNREPASPRDLDGHGTHTASTAAGSAVSNATLLGYATGTARGMAPQARVAAYKVCWTGGCFASDILAGMDQAIQDGVDVLSLSLGGSSSSVPYYFDNIAIGAFAALERGIFVACSAGNTGPRSGSVANVAPWIMTVGAGTLDRDFPAYATLGNGKRFAGVSLYSGEGMGDEPVGLVYFSDRSNSSGSICMPGSLDPDSVRGKVVVCDRGLNSRVEKGAVVRDAGGVGMILANTAASGEGLVADSHLVAAVAVGESAGDEIREYASLDPNPTAVLSFGGTVLNVRPSPVVAAFSSRGPNGVTAQILKPDVIGPGVNILAGWSGAVGPSGSQDTRKTGFNIMSGTSMSCPHISGLAALLKAAHPDWSPSAIKSALMTTAYTYDNTESPLRDATGEESLSTPWAYGAGHVNPQKALSPGLLYDASTQDYIYFLCSLNYTLDHLRLLVKHPDANCSKKFADPGDLNYPSFSVVFGSNKVVRYTRTLTNVGEPGSAYDVAVSAPSTVDITVNPNKLEFGEVGERQTYTVTFVSNRSVNDSATSGFGSIMWSNEQHQVRSPVAFTWTYF; this is encoded by the coding sequence ATGGATTCATCAATTTCCCTTTTCTTTCTCCTCCTCCAACTCACAATGCTATCTGCGACCAAGAAGACTTATATAGTGCACATGAAACAACGCCACGATTCCTCCGTGCACCCCACGCAGCGTGACTGGTACGCTGCCACTCTAGATTCTTCTCCAGACTCTCTCCTTTATGCCTACACCGCCTCTTACAACGGCTTCGCTGCCATACTCGACCCTCAAGAAGCCCACGTGCTGCGAGCTTCCGATTCCGTCCTGGGCGTCTACGAGGACACGCGCTACACGCTTCACACCACTCGCACCCCCGAGTTCCTGGGCCTCCAGGCCCATTCCGCCTTCTGGCAAGACCTCCACCAGGCCTCACACGACGTCGTCATAGGTGTCCTCGACACTGGCGTCTGGCCCGAATCGCAAAGCTTCGACGATTCCCAAATGCCTCAAATCCCCACTCGCTGGCGCGGTAACTGCGAGTCCGCACCTGACTTCGACCCTTCTCTCTGTAACAACAAACTCATCGGCGCTCGAAGCTTCTCCAAGGGCTACCGCATGGCCTCTGCTAACGCTAGAAAAAACAGAGAACCTGCTTCGCCGCGTGACCTCGACGGCCACGGCACCCACACCGCCTCCACCGCCGCTGGCTCCGCCGTTTCCAACGCCACGCTCCTCGGCTACGCCACCGGCACGGCCCGCGGGATGGCGCCGCAGGCGCGCGTGGCGGCCTACAAAGTCTGCTGGACCGGCGGCTGCTTCGCCTCCGACATTCTCGCCGGAATGGATCAGGCTATCCAGGACGGCGTCGACGTCCTTTCGCTCTCCCTCGGTGGCTCCTCCTCCTCCGTCCCTTACTACTTCGACAACATCGCCATCGGAGCCTTCGCGGCGCTGGAGAGAGGCATCTTCGTCGCGTGCTCGGCGGGGAACACCGGACCTCGCAGCGGTTCTGTCGCGAATGTCGCTCCGTGGATCATGACTGTCGGCGCCGGCACGCTGGACCGTGATTTTCCGGCGTACGCTACTCTCGGAAACGGAAAACGCTTTGCCGGAGTTTCGCTTTACAGTGGAGAGGGGATGGGAGACGAACCGGTCGGTTTGGTTTATTTCAGCGACCGGTCGAACTCGTCAGGCAGCATTTGCATGCCGGGTTCGCTCGACCCGGACAGCGTGCGCGGGAAGGTGGTGGTTTGTGACAGGGGACTCAACTCGCGCGTGGAGAAGGGTGCAGTGGTGCGCGACGCCGGCGGGGTTGGGATGATACTCGCAAACACGGCGGCGAGTGGCGAGGGACTGGTGGCGGACAGTCACTTGGTGGCCGCCGTGGCGGTGGGGGAATCCGCGGGGGATGAGATCAGAGAGTACGCGTCTTTGGATCCTAATCCAACCGCTGTTCTCAGCTTCGGTGGGACCGTGTTAAACGTGAGGCCCTCGCCAGTGGTGGCAGCATTCAGCTCTCGCGGGCCCAATGGAGTCACGGCCCAAATACTAAAACCCGATGTTATTGGGCCTGGAGTGAACATCTTAGCGGGATGGTCTGGTGCCGTTGGCCCATCTGGGTCCCAAGACACTCGCAAAACTGGCTTTAACATCATGTCTGGAACTTCCATGTCTTGTCCCCACATAAGTGGTTTGGCTGCGTTGTTGAAAGCTGCGCATCCAGATTGGAGTCCAAGTGCTATCAAATCTGCACTAATGACAACGGCTTATACCTATGACAACACAGAGTCTCCACTTCGTGATGCAACGGGCGAAGAATCCCTCTCCACACCATGGGCCTATGGGGCCGGTCATGTCAACCCACAAAAGGCCCTATCTCCTGGGCTTCTTTATGATGCCTCCACCCAAGACTACATTTACTTTTTGTGCTCCTTGAACTACACCCTCGACCATCTTAGACTCCTTGTGAAGCATCCTGATGCCAATTGTTCTAAAAAATTTGCTGACCCTGGCGACCTCAACTATCCATCCTTCTCGGTTGTTTTCGGAAGCAACAAGGTTGTTCGATACACGCGCACGTTGACCAACGTGGGGGAACCGGGATCCGCGTATGACGTGGCGGTGAGCGCGCCATCCACCGTGGACATAACGGTGAATCCAAATAAGCTTGAGTTTGGAGAAGTAGGGGAAAGGCAAACGTACACGGTGACATTTGTGTCGAATAGGAGTGTTAATGATTCCGCTACGTCTGGTTTTGGTAGCATTATGTGGAGCAATGAACAACACCAAGTTAGGAGCCCGGTTGCATTTACATGGACCTATTTTTGA